One Halobacterium zhouii genomic region harbors:
- a CDS encoding Mut7-C RNAse domain-containing protein, with protein MRFLLDAMLGDLARILRMCGHDAAYCLDRDVEADDDVRALALDEGRVLLTRDEQLAARTPDSILVRSKDTDEQLRELRDAGVSLELAAGERCGACNGRLERVASDAPRPEYVPDDVSPVWRCRDCGQWFWQGSHWDDVRTRLRF; from the coding sequence ATGAGGTTTCTCCTCGACGCGATGCTCGGCGATCTCGCGAGAATCCTGCGGATGTGCGGCCACGACGCCGCGTACTGCCTCGACCGGGACGTCGAAGCGGACGACGACGTCCGGGCGCTCGCGCTCGACGAGGGCCGCGTGCTACTGACGCGCGACGAACAGTTAGCGGCACGCACGCCGGACAGCATTCTCGTGCGCTCGAAGGACACCGACGAACAGTTGCGCGAACTCCGGGACGCTGGGGTGTCCCTCGAACTGGCTGCCGGCGAGCGGTGTGGCGCGTGCAACGGGCGTCTCGAACGGGTGGCGAGCGACGCCCCGCGACCGGAGTACGTCCCCGACGACGTCAGTCCCGTGTGGCGGTGTCGCGACTGCGGACAGTGGTTCTGGCAGGGGTCACACTGGGACGACGTGAGAACGAGACTCCGGTTCTGA